The DNA sequence gtcggcacacctctgatctactggctgaccttcaacgtgatgcccagctgatgcctgaccaatgaccaccggcagaacccgcttaacctcggcttaatctccttatccgtttatatatatatatatatatatatatatatatatatatatatatatatatatatatatatatcttctaagggtttttccctcctaggactttttttaattccccggctaaaaagtcTGGGgtggttttctcctagggggagGCAgtcttcttgggcttaactaaGCACCCTCTTTTTtatgttacattagtaatacgcacgcttataatgttgattcatagccgcagcaaatttagctgcttctGCTACTGGTATTATATTGTGCTATCTGTcaattttctgtgctttccactgcttctattaatgtaaagctgctttgaaacaattaccaattgtgaaaagcgctatataaataacattgaattgaattgaatgacCTGAGGACACTTCAAAAACCAGGGATGGAATCTTAACACACATTAGCGTTGTGTGGAACTTGAGTAAATCATCCAACCAAACAATGGACAAAGGtaaaaggaaatgtttttctgTGAATTTGAAAAACATTTCTTGAAGCAAATTGTGTTAAACCACCCAATTATTGAGAAGAAACAGCATGATTCATCATcagaaagcaaaaaaaataatgccTGGTGTAAAGGTCTTCACGTGTCCACTTAGATCcaaaaacccgaggtccgacccgagacccgattgggttcgggtctaaaagtttcacatgagctttggacacgggtcgggtataataaTAGTGGCATCGGGTCtcaggtaatttaaaatgaatgtgttctTGCTAAATGGACCTGAGAAGACCCAAACtctcttgtgtgtgtgcgtcaatgtccttttcaaacctctcatctgtttgccaagagcgcttgcgacattgtgtggctggctgTAGGTTAATTTCCgttgagacagacatgtcagtcaattataaatgtacatttaaacggttaccttggtgtcgtcatcagataacaaagtaaaacaaatgaaGCAGCTCGCCAATTGTTTGCgaggccaccggagtttctttctgtttgACTGCTGCGtgtgggtctgcagaatgcacacacgtcagtggcgtttacattcgggtccagtcgggttaaaataaaattgccactagttcgggtcggactcgggtctaattttcccGGGTTTGTCTCGgatcgggtctttctttaaaaaaaaaaaagatttatgcacttcgggttcgggtataaagtgattcAGGTCATTTtaggtcgggtacatttctttggacccgagaagagcTCTAGCCTGGAGTCAAATTTGCACTGAATTTAACTTAAACAGAAAAAGTAGTCTAGCAAGGACAGTCTAGCAAATTACAGATAAGAGTGTATTATTAGGTTTGCCCACTTTTACAAATCAGtccttaaagtttgttttgtgTAGCACACACAGTGGGACCCAAACATATCTGTAATTTAGAAACCgtataataattacaaacaTAATTTCTAAATTATCATCTTTCTCAGATCCtctagaaaaacataaaaaattaaattaatgaaGACAAATGCAGCTGCTCGTAGGGAGCGTTTTAAGACTGGTGGTGGTCCCCCGGAAAGACCAGAGACAGATGATATGGGAGACTTGTTGAGTGCCCTCACTGATAGCCAGCTACCCCTGGAAGGTTTCCCCGACGATGACCATATGGACGGTTCAGATGGGGCACCTGTCCAATCCTCATTTAGTAGGCAACATGTGCCATCCTCAGACTTTAGCGAATATGTAATGCTGTCCATCATCTCTTATATTCCcaaaacaaaaataagcaaGGAACTCAACTCAAGTATTGTTCTCTGATGCATCATCAATACAATGTTTTTTCAGATGACCACATATGCTTGGAGGGCCCGAGAGAGGGTACATGTCAGCCCACTACATCTGAGGCAGCCAGGAGGGAAGATGGTGTCACTAATCTGGGCTGAAAGACTAAGAGACTGACCATACATGAGAAACTGGCCATGGACTATCATGAGCACAAATTAAAGCATTTAAAAGAAGAACATGAAATAAAGATGGAAATCCTTCATATTGAGTTGGCTATGAAGGAGAGAAACATGAAGCAGCAACAAATGCTGTCCAGTTCTGGGACCTGAAATTTCCTatgctaaaataaaattaatcttGAAACCAATACAGGGCAATTGTTGTCTTCATTCATTGTCTTCGTGAAAAATGCTGCAAAACATGTTCAATGTATTAGCTGGGTCTTCTGAAGGGGGCCCGACCAcatgacccactgtggccggtcgtcctaAAAACACCCATCGAGCCTCTTCTAGGGCCGCACTGTCGGCTGTAGTGTCCAGCCTCCCCACAGCGATTGCAAATGGGTCGCCCTTGCTCATCCCACTCAAAACGCGGCCGAGCCGGCCGAATCTGTCTCCTCCCCAGGTCACGGCCATGATTGGAATGTGCTCGCTCTCGGGGAGTAGTCCTTACCTCTTGATGAGGAGCTCCCAAACGCAGCTCTTCCAATAGTGTCTTAGACAACTCTTGCATTTGCTCCCGAACATCCTTCATAAGCTCGGCCCTCAATGCCTGTTTCCAATCCGTTCCTGCAGGGGGAATAGCCGTATTGCTGCTAACAGCCGCACATACTGAGGGaatttttatttcttcttgGTCACGTTTGAGGGCGGCCGCCTCTTTCTTTAGGTCTTCAAACGTTAGTTCAGGGTCTCGGCGAAATTATACTCTCAGGCTTTGTTGTACGGGGCCCTCTCGCATCCCCAGCAGAAAGTGATCTCTCGACAGAGACTCACCATCTTCCAGGCCGTGATCTGGGCACTTTTGCAGTCTGGTGAGTTGCTCCCGTAATCACAAGGCATACGCACGGATGGGCTGTTGGGGTCCTTGTTTACACCCGATGAACTGGGCCCTCAGAACGGCAACAGGGGTGGTGTCCCCCGCACAGCCTCTGGGGCGGCATGGACTTCCCGCCGTGCTTCTCCCTCCAAGGAGTTTAACACAAACTGTAACTGCTGGGCTGCGTTCAACCCCTAGATCCCAGCCAAGTATTCAATCTGGGCCTTCCACTCCAAAAGTCGCACCTCCGACTCTGTGCCACCATATTTCTGGATCCAGGGGTTTCCCATAAAAACTGGCATAACTCGGGGTGGGGCCTCAGGCAGCTCGTTGTCGGCCATTGGGGACCTTGGTCGCTCCACTCGAGGTggaaaccctgccgactacgccaaaatctgtcacagtttggagcggaccacagaccttgtgagtcacgccccttcctaggtTCCatctcgaggaggtcccaaaagcaccccaatgaccagacacacgagaAAGATAAGTAAAATTTGaacactttatttaagttatttaaaatgaatttgggAGAGGGGAATGGGAAAGCTaaaatattttctctctctctcctccaggGAGAGACGGGGGTTCAGAGAAGGGGGGAGAGAAGACCAGCCAACAAGGGTAAGTACCCACAGGGAAAGGACAGGACGGAGCTCCTTCGTCCCTGTCACACCTCCTGCGATTTGGATTGTTGCTCTCGTGGTGCCCTTCTCTTCTTCCTGAAGGCAGAAATAAACACACAATGAATTTGGGGAAAAGATGAACAGCACTACCTGGATCCACTACACACTAAGTTCCCTCGGGCCCGCCTCCCGCGGCCTCATTCTCCTGCTCAGGGTTGTGCTAAGTATTGGTTGCCGTAACTTCCCTTCTATGTGGAGCCTTCTAGACACCTAAGATGAGTGGGCACGGACAGGGAGTAAAGGTAAGTAACGAGGATCGTTGTCATGTTCCTCCACTCTGGCCTTgcgttccagttcgtttttttatgaacttccctcgctaacttccctcagtctcgttcactcggatgtacgtcattgcttacgttgtacgagtgcccactactgctagaacacttgaagtgggttcaaatgtgcacacacgtcaaaggaaagctcacccactgcactccatACACACTCCAGTGATTCAATAAGGTCCGCACTCCGCACCGGGTTGAGGCCCGTCCTGGGAAAACTTGGATTTACTGTTACACACACAATATCCGTCCAGTCAGATTAGGCCCGCAAGGCCACAGGGCTTCACTCGGCCACTTCAACTCCTCCACTGAATATCCACATACATGGTGGGGCAGTTTAGACAGCCGCCGTACTTTAGAACATAAATGCCCAAATAAAGGTAATAGCAAACATCAAGATCCGATTTACTCACAGTCCGTGTTGATactcgtctctctctctctccgcagTTCACTCACCGGATGCTCGTCGATCCCACCGTGGCTTCACTCAGGCCACCTTCTTTCTCGGTGCCTTTGGCTACAACACACACAAAGGTAAGTATGTTTCCTTCTGAACATTTACGTTGCTCACCCAGTTAACTCATCTGCTTCCCATCCTTCAAAGCACACAGCGTAAATCCTCCAGAGCTTCAGTCGTCCTGCTTACTTCCGGGTAGTTAACTCACCGCTTCACCCGTGGCGCTTCTTCCCCAAAACATGCAATCCCTACTACCTTTCCACTGCTCCTTTTGTACCCGATCCATCCATCGAGACGTCCAGTCAACGATCGCCACGTCATTCTTCTCACCTGTTGCAAATCCGGCCTGATTTGGGTTGCCCGGGGTTACCCGGAAGTGACAGGTGTTTGCGGTATTCGGTCCGGGCGGGAACTTTTCCTCTCACCTTCGGTTCCGCCctaaagtcactccgtgacacatGTAATACGTAGAGAACAAGAAAACATCACACGAACTGCCCTTCACTGGACCCCAGATGGCAAACGTAAAAGAAGCCGACCCAAGAATACCTGGCGCAGGACGGTGGAGGGAGAGCTGAAGAGTCTAAATTACACCTGGGGCTCTATAAAGTCACTGGCCCAAAACAGACAAGAGTGGAAATCCTTTGTTGCTGCCCTACATGCCAAACAGGCATAATGGGCAGTAAGTAAGTAAGTCTCTGAAACacgttgattttgtacaaagctcatctgTCTGAAAGGCGCGGTGTGTTCCAATTGGCCAGCTTTCCAGTGTGTGATTTGCAGAATATTTCTAGCATCTGgaggaaatgtgatgctccttatcATATTTGGAAGATTACATCCTTATGCaatactgacaggagttaatattGTCTACCTTATCAATACGTATGAGCCTTATCTGatgaaaatgcagatgaccaagctgttTGATTTACAAGTGCGGCTTGAGGAGAaagtaacagattggtaaggtaaggatactaaaacataaaactatgtctgcatttgtgattgtAGAAACAACCCACAACAAGCGCTACTCTGGACTGCTGAAAACTCACTTTTAAATCATGGTTTCAATAGTTACAACTAcattatttactgtaaatataaaaacataggCGACTTACAGGCTTTGAGTCAGAAGCTGGTGGAATTATGATATTGTCCGTCATGTCCAAATCAACAGGccgaggaagtaaactgttgcctccAATTCTTTTAGCCCAAGAATAAAGATTTcagttggaaacgataacttgtgtcatcgtgtttgggatttgtaactttgcatatcgttaacatgtactaacacgcacttacacaccaaaggaaatgtaaaatcaggAATCGGATAATGGGTGCTCTTTAAGTGGATAGCTGGGTCCCAAATCACATATTATACACTAAGGACAACACATAACAACACTAGAATTTCAAAATAAGAGTGCAAGATGGGCAGGATCATGACATTTACATAGATTTGTTACAACTAAAAGATTTGAATGACTGATGACTCGTTACAACAATTCAAAGTCGACTCCCTCTTTCTTAATCATTCACTTTTAGATGAACGACTTTGCAGAACGTTTACATTCATGGACAGCTACATTACACACTAAATCCATCTGAGGGGCACTTTAACTTTAAACTAAGGGGCCCTTTTTCGTCAATAGTTTTATAaattacactcacctaaaggattatttggaacaccatactaatactgtgtttgaccccctttcaccttcagaactgccttaattctatgtggcattgattcaacaaggtgctgaaagcattctttagaaattttggcccatattgattggatagcatcttgcatttgattgagatttgtgggatgcacatccagggcacaaagctcccgttccaccacatcccaaagatgctctattgggttgagatctggtgactgtggggggcaTTTTAGTAAAGTgcactcattgtcatgttcaagaaaccaatttgaaatgattcaaactttgtgacatggttcattatcctgctggaagtagccatcagaggatgggaacatggtggtcataaagggccTGTCAGGATCCTCTCTTGTCATAGTTTCTAGCTCCTTGTGACagggttctggcagtcccatgttttgtgtgaagGTGCATGGCTTTGTTTTTCAGGCCATATGCCTTCCCTGTCACGTCTCTGACCCCGCCCTCTCGTCTTGTTAAGAATCTTGTTATTGTTATATTAATGTTACCCATTGCCCTCTTGATTTGTTCCCTTATTTATTGCCCGTGTACTTTCCGTTTTGCACAGATTCGTTTTGTTATATGGCCCAGGTCAAATCTTGTCAAAAGAAGAGTattgtaaaagtaaaaaagttttgtCAAGTTCGTTGTTTGATTAGTCTAGTCAGCTTAGTGTTGTGGTTATCTTGTTTGCCTTATTTTGCccccattgttttgtttttttgtgttcatttaaataaaattattttgtgttacttAAAAGTCTGCGCTTGGGTTTGTGCTCTATCCAGTTCCTGACAGAATTAAGTTGAAGAAACATCTATTTACTTTACATCGATTCACTTACCAGTTTGAGTGAGTTTCTCATTGAGAGTCTCTTGTAGTTGAATCAGAGCTCTCCTAAGAGTCTCCACACTCACATGAGTCTTCATACTGATCTTAGACCAGTTCTTCATGTCTGAAGGCATGTGCAGGGATGATGGGTCAATCTacaggaggagagagagagcagaaAAACATCAgcatgaaagagagagagagagagagagagagagcataaAATTGACCTGTATGAGATGAAGATGATCTTCACTGTGTGTGATCTTCTCCAGCTCAATGTCTCTCCACTTCAGATCAGTAATCTCCTGCTCCAGATCTTTAATGAGATCTTCATCCTGTTTCTCTGCTGCTTTCTGTTCGTCCTCCATCATCTCCAGCAGCTCAGTCTGACATCTCTCAATGGACCTGATCAGATCACTGAAGAGCTCAACACTCGCTGCTTTCTCCTGCTCTCTGCTTCTCTGAGAAATCAGTTTTTCATTGCAATTCATCacctttatttataaaacaaatgaaaacattaTGATCCATCAAATATTTCACATATTCAACTGACTTTTCTGAGTTCTGCTGAGTGTTTGATGTCTTGAATCTTCTTGATTCTCTTCTGGATCATCTGCTgaatgtctgtctgtgtcttcaTCAGTTGAGTCTATAGACAGACACATTTGATCATCTTCTGACAAAAGATCATGTTGTTTGAATATATAACAGATGAATAAAGCATGTATTAATGTTGTTATGAACTCGTACCTTCTTCTCTTTACTCTCCTCCTCTAGAGAAACAGTGTTGTGATTCTTGTGATCTCCATCagtacaaaacacacaaacacatgtctGATCATCTCTACAGAAGAGCTCCAGAGGTCTCTCATGTTTCTCACATATATAGTCCTTTATATTCTCCACAGGATCTATCAGTTTGTGTTTCTTTAAGTTCAGGACTCTCTGGTGAGGCTCCAGATGAGTTTCACAGTAAGACATCTGACACATCAGGCAGGACTTCAGGGCTTTTAGTTTTCTTTCATTACAGAAGTCACAAAGGACTTCAGATCTTCTCAGACTGAACTTTTCTTTAAAGATTAGCGTGATCTCTCTAAGTGCTGTGTTGATGTTGAGCTCTGGTCTTTTACTGAATGTTTCTTTACAGTATGGACAGCTGTAGATCTGACTGTCGTCCCAGCACTGTTTCAGACAGATCCTGCAGAAGTTGTGTCCACATGGAGTGCTGACTGGATCACTGAACACATCCAGACACACACAACACTGAAGCTCTTCAGACAGAGAAACACTGGAGGATGACAGAgctaaaaaacacagacagaaaTCATCAACAATTATTActgaaaatgtattcatgtatttatttatgtattcatCTATTTTGAGTTGTTGACTTACATGGATTTATCTCCATACTCTGTTGTTTAGTCTGTCTTGGTTTTGTTGATATTGAAAATTCTGCCATTGTTTGTCTTCTCTTTAAAGCTTTTGAGGAAACAATCacaacacaaatgacatcatcaCATCTGACACACACTTTATCAACTGTGTTAAGGTAAATACCTTGTCTACGACCAATGTCTACATGTCTGTCTTGTTATAACGCATCATTCTTATTCTTTAATGTGATTTTTATCTATTTTTCATTCTGTCAAATTCACAAACTGTACTTCCTGTTTCTTTAAGTCTTTTAATCTGTGTGacacaataaaaacacttaACTTTTACTTAGAATATAACAAATAACATAGTCTACATTTATTAACAGTCTCTTAACATTTCAGTGTAGATTAAACTAGTTTAACTCATTTATTAACCTGACTTAAAATGTGTTCTAGCTAGACATAAACCC is a window from the Misgurnus anguillicaudatus chromosome 21, ASM2758022v2, whole genome shotgun sequence genome containing:
- the LOC129420955 gene encoding E3 ubiquitin-protein ligase TRIM39-like isoform X1, with translation MAEFSISTKPRQTKQQSMEINPSLSSSSVSLSEELQCCVCLDVFSDPVSTPCGHNFCRICLKQCWDDSQIYSCPYCKETFSKRPELNINTALREITLIFKEKFSLRRSEVLCDFCNERKLKALKSCLMCQMSYCETHLEPHQRVLNLKKHKLIDPVENIKDYICEKHERPLELFCRDDQTCVCVFCTDGDHKNHNTVSLEEESKEKKTQLMKTQTDIQQMIQKRIKKIQDIKHSAELRKRSREQEKAASVELFSDLIRSIERCQTELLEMMEDEQKAAEKQDEDLIKDLEQEITDLKWRDIELEKITHSEDHLHLIQIDPSSLHMPSDMKNWSKISMKTHVSVETLRRALIQLQETLNEKLTQTVLMKMQQYAVDVTLDPDTAHPKLILSEDRKQVRHGDIKHELPDNPERFDEYVYVLGKTGFTSGRFYFEVQVKDKTDWDLGVARVSINRKGDITMTPRDGFWTVVLRNENEYWACDDPAVSLSLKVKPQKVGVFVDYEEGLVCFYDVESRSHIYSFTAQTFTEKLFPLFSPCLNDEGKNSAPLIISPVHCNK
- the LOC129420955 gene encoding E3 ubiquitin-protein ligase TRIM39-like isoform X2; translation: MAEFSISTKPRQTKQQTLSSSSVSLSEELQCCVCLDVFSDPVSTPCGHNFCRICLKQCWDDSQIYSCPYCKETFSKRPELNINTALREITLIFKEKFSLRRSEVLCDFCNERKLKALKSCLMCQMSYCETHLEPHQRVLNLKKHKLIDPVENIKDYICEKHERPLELFCRDDQTCVCVFCTDGDHKNHNTVSLEEESKEKKTQLMKTQTDIQQMIQKRIKKIQDIKHSAELRKRSREQEKAASVELFSDLIRSIERCQTELLEMMEDEQKAAEKQDEDLIKDLEQEITDLKWRDIELEKITHSEDHLHLIQIDPSSLHMPSDMKNWSKISMKTHVSVETLRRALIQLQETLNEKLTQTVLMKMQQYAVDVTLDPDTAHPKLILSEDRKQVRHGDIKHELPDNPERFDEYVYVLGKTGFTSGRFYFEVQVKDKTDWDLGVARVSINRKGDITMTPRDGFWTVVLRNENEYWACDDPAVSLSLKVKPQKVGVFVDYEEGLVCFYDVESRSHIYSFTAQTFTEKLFPLFSPCLNDEGKNSAPLIISPVHCNK